Proteins from one Rosa chinensis cultivar Old Blush chromosome 7, RchiOBHm-V2, whole genome shotgun sequence genomic window:
- the LOC112175162 gene encoding zinc finger CCCH domain-containing protein 15 homolog — protein sequence MGAEAQVHENREAENPSSMTMAQFLAWKRQKDDDASARRAEAARKRAEDIAAGTVQMNGRELFAHEPWVFDNTLY from the exons ATGGGAGCAGAAGCCCAAGTCCACGAAAACAGAGAAGCCGAGAACCCCAGTTCGATGACGATGGCCCAATTCCTCGCCTGGAAACGCCAGAAG GATGATGATGCATCTGCCAGAAGAGCTGAAGCAGCGAGGAAACGGGCAGAGGACATAGCTGCTGGGACAGTGCAAATGAATGGCCGAGAGCTTTTCGCACACGAACCTTGGGTTTTTGACAACACTCTTTATTGA